From a region of the Solanum stenotomum isolate F172 unplaced genomic scaffold, ASM1918654v1 scaffold323, whole genome shotgun sequence genome:
- the LOC125852096 gene encoding acetyl-CoA-benzylalcohol acetyltransferase-like, translating to MEIEILCTKLIKPSSPTLSHNQCYKLSFFDQIAEREHIPIVLFYPSNNFNSPTIDERLEESLSKVLTHVYPAVGRYDKDECSILCLDQGVPYTKAKVNCKLDNFLEKAHKDLSLAALFWPHENKNVDQNNFMVSPIVTIQVTKFECGGLALSFSASHPVIDGFTCLNFLFGWGKVCRLGTPIDKINFLSFNLGHVFPTRDISGLFKSTHVENREENIVVKRFVVHEAALSRLRKQCIDESGGALNFQPSRVEIITAILWRALIRISAARNGYFRSSLMDFPLNLRSKSSLPQVNNSMGNFRIDVPIKFIPGKTTMELHNFIILIRNSVNKVVASCANASPDEIVSTLVNIYNESFEAPEWGGNDEVDKVACSSMCKFPLQDIDFGLGKPSLVYFGLKDMEIFWLYDTDCHTEVGVQLDLKESCMQLFECDNDIKALRFIRDAKL from the coding sequence ATGGAAATTGAAATCTTATGCACAAAGCTCATAAAGCCATCTTCACCTACTCTCTCTCACAATCAATGTTACAAGCTCTCTTTCTTTGATCAAATAGCTGAGAGAGAACACATTCCTATTGTTCTTTTCTATCCTTCTAATAATTTCAATAGCCCCACTATCGATGAACGACTTGAGGAATCCCTTTCTAAGGTATTAACTCACGTTTATCCAGCAGTAGGAAGGTACGACAAAGATGAATGTTCGATTCTTTGCCTTGATCAAGGTGTTCCCTACACTAAGGCCAAGGTCAATTGTAAGCTAGATAATTTCTTGGAGAAAGCACACAAGGATCTTAGTCTTGCAGCTTTATTTTGGCCACATGAAAACAAGAATGtggatcaaaataattttatggtATCACCAATTGTCACCATTCAAGTAACAAAATTTGAATGTGGTGGCCTAGCTTTATCATTCAGTGCTTCACACCCTGTAATTGATGGTTTCACATGTTTGAATTTTCTGTTTGGATGGGGAAAAGTGTGTAGATTGGGAACTCCCATTGATAAGATTAATTTTCTAAGCTTCAATTTAGGTCATGTTTTTCCAACCAGAGATATATCAGGTCTTTTCAAGTCAACCcatgtagaaaatagagaagaaaatattgttgttaaGAGATTTGTCGTCCATGAAGCTGCTCTATCAAGGCTCAGAAAACAATGCATTGATGAATCAGGTGGAGCTTTGAATTTTCAACCTTCAAGGGTTGAAATTATTACAGCAATCCTATGGAGGGCTTTAATCCGCATTTCAGCAGCTAGAAATGGATATTTCAGGTCTTCTCTAATGGACTTTCCATTGAATTTGCGCTCTAAATCATCTTTACCTCAAGTAAACAACTCTATGGGAAATTTTAGAATCGATGTTCCAATAAAATTCATTCCAGGGAAGACTACGATGGAATTACACAACTTCATAATATTAATTAGGAATAGTGTGAATAAAGTTGTTGCTTCATGTGCCAACGCTTCACCAGATGAAATAGTGTCAACATTGGTTAATATATATAACGAAAGCTTTGAAGCACCAGAATGGGGAGGTAATGATGAAGTTGACAAAGTGGCATGTTCAAGTATGTGCAAGTTCCCTTTGCAGGATATTGATTTTGGTTTGGGAAAACCGTCTTTAGTATATTTTGGTTTGAAAGATATGGAAATATTTTGGTTATATGATACAGATTGTCACACTGAAGTTGGTGTGCAATTGGACTTGAAGGAAAGTTGCATGCAATTATTTGAGTGTGACAACGATATCAAAGCTCTCAGGTTTATACGTGATGCAAAACTTTGA